One genomic segment of Salinibacter grassmerensis includes these proteins:
- a CDS encoding DUF4835 family protein, producing MPTAVWGLAVLLGTLSFAPPADGQELRCRVQIDDSQISGAESEFEFLDDLERQVREYMNERSWTDDEFLPRERISCSMQIILQESVSLSEFRARLIVTTRRPIYGTSQSSVVARVNDPEWRFEYSRGSSLNHDLDRYDPLTSVLDFYAYLILGYDYDTFSPLGGAPFFDRAQTVADQAEGSGDPGWSSVGTQQTRVQLLSNLRAQRHEPLRRVYYEYHRKGLDRFVQDTEAARETLMEVLRTLRTASDRLSQSYALNLFFATKNQELTAIFEESDVESQAQRLLVQMDPSHSSQYNRLTE from the coding sequence ATGCCGACGGCCGTGTGGGGGCTTGCTGTCTTATTAGGGACGCTCTCGTTCGCGCCCCCGGCCGATGGACAAGAGTTGCGCTGCCGCGTCCAGATTGACGACTCGCAAATCAGCGGCGCCGAATCGGAGTTCGAGTTTCTCGACGATCTCGAACGTCAGGTCCGAGAGTACATGAACGAGCGCTCCTGGACCGACGACGAGTTTCTGCCCCGCGAGCGCATTTCCTGCTCGATGCAGATTATCCTTCAAGAGTCGGTTAGTCTGTCCGAGTTTCGGGCCCGGCTCATCGTGACGACCCGGCGGCCCATTTACGGAACGTCGCAGTCTTCGGTCGTCGCCCGCGTAAACGACCCAGAATGGCGCTTCGAGTACAGCCGAGGCTCGTCCCTCAACCATGACCTCGACCGGTACGACCCACTGACGTCGGTGCTGGACTTCTACGCCTATCTGATCCTCGGCTACGACTACGACACGTTCAGTCCGCTCGGCGGAGCGCCCTTCTTCGACCGAGCGCAGACCGTGGCCGATCAGGCGGAGGGGAGTGGAGATCCCGGGTGGTCCTCCGTGGGCACCCAGCAGACCCGCGTGCAGCTTCTCTCCAACCTGCGTGCCCAACGCCATGAGCCCCTGCGCCGAGTGTACTACGAGTATCATCGAAAAGGCCTTGATCGGTTTGTGCAGGACACCGAGGCGGCCCGGGAGACCCTGATGGAGGTGCTCCGGACGCTCCGAACGGCCAGCGATCGTCTGTCTCAGTCCTATGCCCTGAATCTCTTTTTCGCGACGAAAAACCAGGAGCTGACCGCGATCTTCGAGGAAAGCGATGTTGAGAGTCAGGCGCAGCGTCTCCTCGTTCAGATGGACCCCTCTCACTCCTCGCAGTACAACCGTCTCACGGAGTGA
- the recA gene encoding recombinase RecA, which produces MSNKDGEAQEKALDLAVEQIQRDHGEGSIMRLSDDPNQEVEAIPTGSLALDDALGIGGVPRGRIIEIFGPESSGKTTLAAHVVAEAQKLGGTCAFVDAEHAFDPNYAEQLGVDTDELLISQPDTGEQALNITDTLVRSGALDVIVIDSVSALVPQAELEGDMGDTHVGLQARLMSQALRKLAGNINRTKTALMFINQIRMKIGVMFGNPETTSGGRALKFYSSVRMDIRRIGAVKDGQDVVGNRTRVKVKKNKVAPPFKEAEFDLIYGEGISSLGEIIDLGTEYDILQKRGSWFSYQDETVAQGRENTKEWLEENDEQRDEIKSALRKEIGLSTVDEESEAENEEESEAAAEEA; this is translated from the coding sequence ATGTCAAACAAGGACGGAGAAGCACAGGAAAAAGCCCTCGACCTCGCCGTTGAACAAATCCAGCGGGATCACGGCGAAGGGTCAATCATGCGCCTTAGCGATGACCCCAACCAGGAGGTTGAGGCGATCCCGACGGGGTCCCTCGCGCTCGATGATGCGCTGGGGATTGGGGGCGTACCCCGTGGACGCATCATCGAAATCTTCGGTCCCGAGTCCTCAGGCAAGACGACCCTCGCAGCCCACGTTGTTGCGGAGGCCCAGAAGCTTGGCGGAACGTGTGCGTTTGTGGACGCCGAACACGCGTTCGACCCCAACTATGCCGAACAGCTTGGGGTGGACACGGACGAGCTCTTGATTTCGCAGCCGGACACTGGGGAGCAGGCCCTCAACATCACGGATACGCTGGTGCGCAGCGGGGCGCTCGATGTGATTGTCATCGACTCCGTATCGGCGCTCGTGCCGCAGGCCGAGCTGGAGGGAGACATGGGTGACACCCACGTAGGCCTTCAGGCCCGTCTCATGAGCCAAGCCCTCCGCAAGCTGGCGGGTAACATCAACCGCACCAAGACGGCCCTGATGTTCATCAACCAGATCCGCATGAAGATCGGGGTGATGTTCGGAAACCCAGAGACGACCTCCGGCGGCCGCGCGCTGAAATTTTACTCGTCGGTCCGCATGGATATTCGCCGGATTGGGGCCGTCAAGGACGGGCAGGATGTCGTGGGCAACCGGACGCGCGTGAAGGTCAAGAAGAACAAGGTAGCCCCTCCGTTCAAGGAGGCGGAGTTTGACCTCATCTACGGGGAGGGCATCTCGTCGCTTGGAGAGATTATTGATCTGGGAACGGAGTACGATATTCTTCAGAAGCGTGGGTCCTGGTTCTCGTATCAGGACGAAACCGTCGCCCAGGGACGTGAAAACACGAAAGAGTGGCTCGAAGAAAACGACGAGCAGCGCGACGAGATCAAGTCGGCGCTTCGTAAGGAGATTGGGCTCTCGACGGTCGACGAGGAATCGGAGGCCGAGAACGAGGAGGAGTCCGAAGCTGCCGCCGAAGAAGCATAA
- a CDS encoding phosphatase PAP2 family protein, whose translation MAVRRCLHGSIWLLVIFVHVGGQEAAQAQPSHSSPDLAESRFCEEAPDRSPDVRGLALFYCTTQSALVGGLWGAHRSARPVFYGAVPLAWGGAALTGAPAARAAAYRLTLTQGLTYGLVVGAKHVVGRPRPYVHRPLEARADRHRPPAPGDARLSFPSGHASLSAALVTSWGLSYPRWYVVGPGALWAVGVALSRVHLGVHYPSDVLVGTVLGTGIALLVHQLRHAVTPAPLRASSGASFSPPLVLRVTF comes from the coding sequence ATGGCCGTCCGACGATGCCTGCACGGATCGATCTGGCTGCTTGTTATCTTCGTGCATGTGGGGGGGCAGGAGGCGGCCCAGGCGCAGCCCTCACACTCGTCGCCGGATCTCGCTGAGTCACGCTTCTGCGAGGAGGCGCCCGACCGCTCGCCTGACGTTCGGGGCCTCGCGCTTTTCTACTGCACAACGCAGTCGGCGCTCGTTGGTGGGCTGTGGGGAGCGCACCGATCGGCCCGCCCAGTATTCTACGGGGCCGTCCCGCTTGCCTGGGGGGGCGCAGCACTCACTGGAGCCCCGGCCGCACGGGCCGCCGCCTACCGTTTGACCCTCACCCAAGGGCTCACGTATGGGCTCGTGGTTGGAGCGAAGCACGTGGTGGGGCGTCCCCGTCCGTACGTCCATCGGCCGTTGGAGGCACGCGCCGATCGTCACAGGCCGCCGGCCCCTGGAGATGCCCGCCTGTCGTTTCCGTCCGGTCATGCGTCCCTCTCGGCGGCCCTCGTCACGTCCTGGGGGCTGTCCTACCCCCGGTGGTACGTCGTGGGCCCCGGTGCGCTCTGGGCCGTGGGTGTGGCGCTGAGTCGCGTGCATCTCGGGGTGCACTATCCCAGCGATGTGCTGGTCGGGACCGTTTTGGGCACAGGGATCGCCTTGCTCGTCCATCAACTTCGCCACGCGGTGACGCCGGCTCCACTGCGGGCCTCCTCAGGCGCGTCTTTCAGCCCACCTCTCGTCCTGCGGGTCACCTTTTGA